Part of the Sorghum bicolor cultivar BTx623 chromosome 1, Sorghum_bicolor_NCBIv3, whole genome shotgun sequence genome, tagatttatttaggtttatgcttgttaaattataataaatatataactaagttatacatgatctaatgagtatgaaattttaccatagtttaaacatataataattagtctaacataaaaaattcaccacaattgcaccatacaaactatagctatgaattattctaattaattatacaaaaacacagatctaaagctacaataaaaattttatactaaagcatactatattatatgttcactatgtagatctacttatctggaGTCCAACACAATTAGAATtactattttataaattttatgtgatttactctaattttacaaatattcagccaaaataaataaaaataaaaaaaacaaaactgccttcaaaaccgctcataacAATGTCAGGAACGTAATATGCATGGTTTTAAaaattgagggatgtattttacccGGTTTTGAAGTTCAGGAATGAAAAACAGACTTTTACGAAAGTTGAGGGACCTAAAGTGGACTTCTTCCTTTCTTTAAAAACAAGCTAGCATAGCAGCCCAATAAGTAAATCGTACATTGAATCCACTAGGTGCAATTCCTCGCTGGCTTGTGGCTGCCATAGTTCGAGGCGTTAttagagcactcacaatgcaagactctatcacagagtccaagacacttaattacatattatttatgatattttgctgatgtgacagcatatttattgaagaaagaggtagaaaaaataagactccaagtcttatttagactccaagtccacattgttcgaggtaataaataactttagactctatgatagagtctgcattgtgagtgcccttattatTTGTGAGATATGTGTCATCGTCATGTAGGAAGTTAAAAATACATTTTGACAAACATGAATGAGAAGTAGATGAGAACGAGGGCTTGACCAACCTGACTCCCGTCCTCAAATAGTATTTAGTTACATGTCATTGTCATTTAGGAAGCTAAAATACATTTTTGACAGACATAAATGAGAATATAGGACAATAATGATACAATTAGACATTTTTAAAGTATCAAAAACTTAGATGAGaaggaacaaaaaaaaattagaacaagggacaaaaaaattaaaaatgctTGGTGCTAATATCTAGCACCGTATAAGTTAACCGCAACATAtacactttttttttaaaaaaaaatacttttaCATGCATGCTTGTTCTGTAATATAGTATATTATAGCATTTAAAAATTATCCttaaatataatgcattctAGAAGATAAAAACCAAGTTTATATTAATTTTTTTCTATTTATCAACCAATCATCATTAATAATGCTGATAATAGTATTTGATTAGGAAATAAAACAAATATATATTATATCCTCTCTTAATTTGTTTTAATACAGTTCCTAAAATGCACTGTACTGGGAGTATAACAGTAAGTACTATTATCGCCCACAGAAAACCATGTTCAATTCCCCTGGCGCCCGTCCGTTTCCGCTTCCTCCTCTCCCTGTCTCCGCTCCACTCCATTCCAgtgggcgccgccgccgaccgAATCCAGGTGACCGACCGCCTCTCCCTCCTGCAACTGACGCCGTGCCGCCCCCTTCTTTTTTATATCACTAAAGCACCAAGAATATAAGAGACCGGCACGATCGCCTCCGCAGCGCTCTTCCATTCGTCCCCAACTCCCTATGGCGCCGCCGGTCGCCCTGCTCCTTCTCGCCGCCATCGTGCTCGCGCGGGTCGTCACCCACGCccacggtggcggcggcggcttctaTGATCCGGCGCGCGTCACCCAGCTCTCCTGGCGCCCCAGGTGAAACCGTGAAACGCCTTTGTGCCTGCCTGCCTCTACGGCTGCTGCGCTTTCACATTCTTCGCGTGGCTGTCATCGGTGACAGGCGTGTGCGCTGCGCTCTCGCAGGGCGTTCCTCTACAGCGGCTTCCTGTCGGACACCGAGTGCGACCACCTCATCAACCTGGTGGGTTGGGTTCCTCTTCCTCCCACTCATGGATTCGCGAATCGACGTTTCTGCAGCCGCCGCTGAGGCTTTTCGTGGTGGCGAGGATTACAGAGTCGTTTGCTTTTCCTTTCTGTTGGGTTCAGGCGAAAGGCAGCATGGAGAAGTCGATGGTGGCGGATAACGACTCCGGGAAAAGCCTCATGAGCCAAGTGCGCACCAGCTCCGGCGCCTTTTTGGCCAAGCACGAGGTAATCACTCTGCACCGTGCGATTCTTCCTCTTCTTGCTCGATCAAGGGAAATCCGACCGGTTGATTGTGTTAGTGCGTTCGCTCCATCTCTCTCCTCATCGCCATCGCACTGTGCACCTGCATTGGCACGGTAGAGACGAAGTGAGCAAGAAATGCTTCTTTGTACTGCAGAGCGATTAATTCACTATTGAACTGGATTAATTCACTATTGAACTGCTGGTTTAGCATGTGCTTGTTTAGTCCTTTTGCAAAAGACAGCTTATCTGCTGGCAGTGGTCTTTCCTTGAGATCAAGCCATAATGACTGAATACTAGTACTTCTGCTAACTGATGATAACTAAAACAGGCGAATTTGTACAGTGTCGACAAAATAAACCCCTTTCCTTGAAAAGATCAAAGTAGCTATTTATCTGACTGAAAAGATATTTGTGGCCTTCGTATGTTCATACATTTGCCTGGTGAaatatatgaaatgaacatataAACACAGCGTATACAGCCAGAGCTGCATCTGGCAATTCATGCATGCCAAACAGCTTTGCATACCCTCTAACCCAAACACCTACTGATGTACTTCTTTCTGTTGACCCAtcaaaggatgaaattgtctcTGCAATTGAGAAACGCGTAGCTGCTTGGACATTTCTTCCGGAAGGTAATTTGCACTGGGTCATTTGCCTCATGCCCTCATGGAGCTAGATGGACATTCTCTGACTGTTGCTATGTTTCTCGTTCAGAAAACGCTGAATCAATGCAGGTTCTGCGCTATGAAATCGGTCAGAAGTATGATGCCCACTTTGATTATTTTCATGACAAAAATAACGTGAAGCATGGCGGTCAGCGATTTGCAACTGTCCTTATGTACTTGACAGATGTCAAGAAGGGTGGAGAAACTGTATTTCCAAATGCTGAGGTACACACTTCTGAGATTATTTTCTGTCTTTTGAAAATAGAGCTCTGAGATTACTTCAGTTATTTGTTTTTGCAATTAGAGTGACTTGGCATGTTGCTTTCAGGGAAGCCATTTACAGTACAAGGATGAAACTTGGTCAGAGTGTTCAAGATCTGGCCTGGCAGGTATCTTTCAGCCTCTTACATATTAAAAGTAATACTTTTCCGAGCTGATCTGCCTCTATCGGCATTGACGATTTACTTCAGTAGCCCCAAACAAAGTTTCCATTGTCCTATTCCCATGACAAGGCTGTGTTCTTCTCCTGCAGTGAAGCCAAAAAAAGGAGACGCGCTACTGTTCTTCGGTCTTCATCTCAATGCAACAACTGATACAAGTAGTCTTCATGGGAGCTGCCCAGTAATTGAGGGTGAGAAGTGGTCTGCAACGAAATGGATTCACGTCAGATCATTCGATAATCCTCCAAATGTAAGGATGGACGCGCCATGTTCCGATGACAATGAGCTCTGCCCTAAATGGGCTGCTATTGGGGAATGTTACAAGAACCCAACATACATGGTTGGCACCAAGGATACTAATGGATTTTGCCGCAAAAGTTGTGGGCTCTGTGATGCTTGAACTCCTCAACCAATCTGAATATGGTTTGGGGTGTTAAGCCACTCACTATAGGTTTTGACCCCATCATGTGTTTCACTCTGCTGAGTTGTAGATAACAGATGAACCAGGTCCCTGAGTAATACAGGAGTGATGTTTACTCCTTTCCATATGACCTGTAAATTTACCTGACAGCATCTTGAGATAATAAAAGTAAAAAATTTCTGTCAGGACGACGCAAACTCGTTCTGTGTTACTTGCCATACAGCCTGACGGAACATCAAGATATTCCTTCGGCAATGTCCTG contains:
- the LOC8061140 gene encoding probable prolyl 4-hydroxylase 7: MAPPVALLLLAAIVLARVVTHAHGGGGGFYDPARVTQLSWRPRAFLYSGFLSDTECDHLINLAKGSMEKSMVADNDSGKSLMSQVRTSSGAFLAKHEDEIVSAIEKRVAAWTFLPEENAESMQVLRYEIGQKYDAHFDYFHDKNNVKHGGQRFATVLMYLTDVKKGGETVFPNAEGSHLQYKDETWSECSRSGLAVKPKKGDALLFFGLHLNATTDTSSLHGSCPVIEGEKWSATKWIHVRSFDNPPNVRMDAPCSDDNELCPKWAAIGECYKNPTYMVGTKDTNGFCRKSCGLCDA